From the genome of Brucella pseudogrignonensis, one region includes:
- a CDS encoding ABC transporter permease, whose translation MKLALSLTPRLLLLLVLLLFLLQPHLFEPLLRPLVSEGTPVIYDRANLMTLTLQHLGLVAAATLASALIAIAMAIAVTRSWGAEFLPLSRSLVNIGQTFPPVAVLALAVPVFGFGDKPTLIALFLYGMLPIFENTLTGLTALPTPVVEAARGMGMTNSQRLVKIEIPLASPVILAGVRLSAVIGLATATIGSTVAAKTLGEVIIAGLISNNIAFVLQGGIVVAVLAILIFDAFQTIEHYLLKRIRR comes from the coding sequence ATGAAGCTGGCTTTGTCACTCACGCCTCGTTTGTTACTTTTGCTGGTGTTGCTGCTGTTCCTCTTGCAACCGCATCTGTTTGAGCCGCTGTTGCGACCGCTTGTGAGTGAAGGAACGCCCGTCATTTATGATCGTGCGAACCTGATGACACTGACACTTCAGCATCTGGGGCTTGTTGCTGCTGCAACGCTTGCATCTGCTTTGATTGCCATTGCAATGGCAATCGCCGTCACCCGCTCATGGGGAGCGGAGTTTTTGCCGCTGTCGCGAAGCCTGGTCAATATCGGGCAAACATTTCCGCCCGTTGCGGTGCTGGCACTCGCAGTTCCGGTTTTTGGCTTTGGGGACAAGCCGACGCTGATCGCACTGTTTCTTTACGGAATGCTTCCGATATTCGAAAACACACTAACCGGTCTGACGGCCCTTCCCACGCCCGTTGTGGAAGCAGCCCGCGGCATGGGCATGACAAACAGCCAACGTCTTGTGAAAATCGAAATCCCACTGGCAAGCCCGGTTATTCTTGCAGGCGTCAGGCTATCCGCGGTCATCGGGCTTGCCACAGCAACGATTGGCTCGACAGTTGCTGCAAAGACGCTTGGCGAAGTGATTATCGCAGGTCTGATTTCAAACAATATAGCCTTTGTGCTGCAAGGCGGCATAGTAGTAGCAGTTCTAGCAATTCTCATCTTCGACGCCTTTCAGACCATTGAACACTATCTTTTAAAGCGAATAAGGCGATGA
- a CDS encoding L,D-transpeptidase family protein — MDLLIKKVDDNLWHAQFGDKIWRCAVGRGGIQQHKEEGDGVSPIGRWPLRRLFYRADRISKPETVIDCREMTALDGWCDDPASPAYNKHVTLPFAARHEVFWMEDDIYDCVVVLGHNDSPIVPGAGSAIFLHIARPEYTPTAGCAALSKEDLLEFLKLAQKDTHLQFLDR; from the coding sequence ATGGACCTGTTGATCAAAAAAGTGGATGATAATCTCTGGCATGCACAGTTCGGCGATAAGATTTGGCGCTGTGCCGTTGGTAGAGGTGGTATTCAACAACATAAGGAAGAAGGGGACGGTGTAAGCCCCATTGGACGTTGGCCTCTCCGCCGTTTATTCTACCGAGCTGATCGCATTTCAAAGCCGGAAACAGTCATTGATTGTCGTGAAATGACCGCTCTTGATGGATGGTGTGACGATCCTGCAAGCCCTGCTTATAATAAGCATGTGACTTTGCCTTTTGCAGCACGGCATGAAGTTTTCTGGATGGAAGACGATATTTACGACTGCGTTGTTGTACTTGGGCACAATGACAGCCCAATTGTTCCCGGTGCGGGTAGCGCAATATTTCTACATATCGCAAGGCCAGAATATACACCGACGGCAGGTTGCGCAGCGTTAAGCAAAGAGGATCTATTAGAGTTTCTGAAACTTGCGCAAAAGGATACACATCTGCAATTTCTTGATAGATAA
- a CDS encoding ABC transporter ATP-binding protein, which produces MSEALISTKDVSKYYHIKSGFFTSKEKVVRAVDGITLDIYERETFALVGESGCGKTTLGRVILRLLERSSGGIRYRGQDLHDLDDDAMRSLRKKLQIVFQDPYASLNPRMRIKHILAEPLRAHKYGSSEQIEARCRELLEMVGLRADLLNHYPHQFSGGQRQRIGIARALANNPEFIVCDEAVSALDVSIQAQVLNLLSDLQEKMKLTYLFITHDLSVVRQFADRVGVMFLGRLVEVGTTEELFTNPRHPYTMFLISAVPRPDPHQRKRERLILKGDIPSPMNLPSGCRFHTRCPYVQDVCRVEDPVLEMHQARSVACHFPLNESPMLSM; this is translated from the coding sequence ATGAGCGAGGCGTTAATTTCCACCAAAGACGTCAGCAAATACTATCATATCAAGAGCGGATTTTTTACATCGAAGGAAAAGGTTGTCCGCGCGGTCGATGGTATTACGCTTGATATATACGAGCGTGAAACCTTTGCGCTTGTTGGAGAGTCCGGTTGCGGAAAGACGACTCTTGGACGGGTTATTCTGCGGCTTTTGGAAAGAAGCAGTGGCGGTATTCGTTATCGCGGGCAGGACCTGCACGACTTGGACGACGATGCAATGCGATCCTTACGCAAGAAGCTCCAAATCGTCTTTCAAGACCCTTATGCGTCGCTCAATCCCCGTATGCGTATAAAGCATATCCTTGCGGAGCCTTTGCGTGCACACAAGTATGGCTCGTCTGAACAGATCGAAGCAAGATGTCGGGAATTGCTGGAAATGGTTGGCCTTCGCGCCGATCTTCTGAACCATTATCCGCATCAGTTCAGTGGCGGCCAACGCCAGCGCATTGGCATCGCACGCGCACTGGCTAATAACCCTGAATTTATCGTGTGTGACGAAGCCGTGTCGGCACTTGATGTTTCAATTCAAGCACAAGTCCTTAATCTCCTGAGTGATCTACAGGAGAAAATGAAACTCACCTATTTGTTCATTACCCATGATTTGAGCGTCGTGCGGCAATTTGCGGATCGCGTAGGGGTGATGTTTTTAGGCCGTCTTGTGGAAGTTGGTACAACCGAAGAGCTTTTTACAAATCCGCGTCATCCCTACACCATGTTTTTGATTTCAGCTGTTCCGCGTCCAGATCCACATCAGCGAAAACGTGAAAGGCTGATTTTGAAGGGGGACATACCAAGCCCGATGAACTTACCTTCGGGTTGTCGGTTCCATACACGCTGCCCCTATGTACAAGATGTTTGCCGTGTAGAAGACCCCGTTTTGGAAATGCACCAAGCGAGAAGCGTGGCGTGCCACTTTCCGTTGAACGAGAGTCCTATGCTATCCATGTAA
- a CDS encoding ABC transporter ATP-binding protein produces MSNSDILLKVRNLCTDFKKQNGSVRILDHVSFDVGRGKIVGLVGESGSGKSMTSLSLMGLVPTPPGKVTADSITLDGSDLSKLKPDEMRRKRGREIAMVFQEPMTALNPVKTMLQQVGEPLEIQGQLSKREIRKKVLQMFEMVGIPEPEARLSAYPHELSGGLRQRAAIAMGLICQPKLLIADEPTTALDVTTQAQILRLMLELRDRASTAILLITHDLGIIAEMCDEVNVMYAGQIVEQANVFDLFDRPSHPYTRGLLASIPKATERPTGNRLNSIKGMVPNLTHLPKGCRFSPRCADAMPICHVQSPDIFDIGNGHKARCWLHERKGVAA; encoded by the coding sequence ATGTCGAACAGTGATATTCTTCTCAAAGTGCGGAATCTCTGCACCGACTTTAAAAAGCAAAATGGCTCAGTACGCATTCTTGACCATGTTTCCTTTGATGTCGGCCGGGGAAAAATAGTCGGGCTTGTCGGAGAGTCCGGCTCCGGCAAAAGCATGACCTCGCTTTCCTTGATGGGGTTGGTGCCAACGCCTCCCGGTAAGGTGACAGCAGACAGCATCACGTTGGATGGCTCGGATTTGAGTAAACTTAAGCCGGATGAGATGCGCCGCAAACGCGGCCGCGAAATTGCGATGGTCTTTCAGGAGCCGATGACGGCGTTAAACCCTGTGAAGACAATGCTTCAACAGGTCGGCGAGCCACTCGAAATTCAAGGACAGTTGAGCAAACGTGAAATCCGCAAAAAAGTTTTGCAGATGTTTGAAATGGTTGGAATTCCAGAGCCAGAAGCGCGTTTGAGTGCCTATCCACACGAGCTATCCGGCGGGCTTCGTCAGCGCGCAGCTATCGCCATGGGGCTGATCTGTCAACCAAAATTGTTGATCGCAGATGAACCCACAACAGCGTTGGATGTCACCACGCAGGCACAAATTCTTCGATTGATGCTTGAACTGCGCGACCGGGCATCAACGGCAATTCTGCTGATCACCCATGATCTGGGCATTATTGCTGAGATGTGTGACGAGGTGAATGTGATGTATGCGGGCCAAATTGTCGAGCAGGCAAATGTGTTTGACCTTTTTGACAGACCTTCCCACCCATACACACGTGGTCTTTTGGCTTCGATACCCAAGGCGACGGAACGACCAACAGGCAATCGTCTCAATAGTATCAAAGGTATGGTGCCCAATCTGACTCACTTGCCAAAAGGCTGCCGCTTTAGCCCGCGCTGTGCTGACGCAATGCCAATTTGTCACGTGCAATCCCCCGATATCTTCGACATCGGAAACGGACATAAAGCCCGCTGCTGGCTTCATGAGAGAAAAGGAGTGGCAGCATGA
- a CDS encoding ABC transporter permease encodes MTQMAHVVQNIDEQIHDAQSDSFLSDTIRSFKKNKKAMIGLFVIAALVFIAIFIPWLSPHDPYRVELDEQLLPPSLTYWLGTDNFGRDLLTRILYGARISLLVGIIPSMIALILGTIMGVISGFFGGRVDFVIMRLADMMISFPSLLLAMVVMYTLGANLFNIFIALSLVGWAGVARVVRSQTLAVREKEFIEAARANGTSKSVIMFRHIFPNVVPTLIVLFSLSIPEAIMWESSLSFLGVGVQPPEASWGLLVAKGKEYLFAAPLVAIMPGVAILITVLAFNFIGDGLRDALDPYMKD; translated from the coding sequence ATGACGCAAATGGCACACGTTGTTCAGAATATTGATGAGCAGATTCACGATGCGCAAAGCGACAGCTTTCTCAGTGATACGATCCGCAGTTTCAAAAAAAATAAGAAAGCAATGATAGGCCTTTTCGTCATTGCGGCCCTTGTTTTTATAGCAATTTTTATCCCATGGCTCAGCCCGCATGATCCTTATCGTGTAGAGTTGGACGAACAATTGTTACCACCATCTTTAACCTACTGGCTGGGTACAGATAATTTCGGCCGCGATTTGTTGACGCGAATTCTTTACGGCGCACGCATTTCGTTGCTGGTTGGTATTATTCCAAGCATGATCGCGTTGATCCTTGGCACGATCATGGGGGTAATCAGTGGCTTCTTTGGTGGGCGCGTCGATTTCGTCATCATGCGCTTAGCCGATATGATGATTTCCTTTCCATCGCTTCTGCTTGCAATGGTGGTGATGTACACTTTAGGGGCAAACCTTTTTAATATCTTCATCGCTTTGAGCCTGGTTGGTTGGGCAGGCGTTGCCCGCGTCGTGCGTTCACAAACTTTGGCAGTGCGCGAAAAGGAATTTATCGAGGCGGCTCGTGCGAATGGCACATCTAAGTCGGTCATCATGTTCCGGCATATATTCCCCAATGTCGTGCCGACCTTAATCGTGCTTTTTTCACTCAGCATTCCCGAAGCCATTATGTGGGAGTCGAGCCTTAGTTTTCTTGGTGTTGGTGTTCAGCCGCCAGAGGCAAGCTGGGGGCTGCTGGTAGCAAAAGGCAAGGAGTATCTTTTTGCCGCGCCCTTGGTTGCCATCATGCCCGGCGTTGCCATTCTCATAACCGTTCTCGCGTTCAACTTCATCGGTGATGGCCTGCGTGATGCGCTTGACCCTTACATGAAAGATTGA
- a CDS encoding ABC transporter permease: MLNFVIKRIAISIPVLIGITALLFIMLNVIPGDPVALLMKEHASPDVIARVRAQMHLDDPLITRYFRFLFAAVQGDLGTSIKLNRSVTTLIMNAFPNTLLLAACAAVVSWMIGIPAGIISAVRRDTMVDHFFMGFSLLGVSMPIFWSALLMQYVFAVQLKWLPVSGFYGYQYVIMPALVLGWSSAGVIARLTRSSLLEVMRHDYIRTARAKGLHETFVITRHALKNSLIPVVTIMAIQVASLLSGAVITEAIFGIPGVGRISVNAIQARDMPLLQGSVLFATVLVILGNLLADILYSLLDPRIRNQMKGGSK, from the coding sequence ATGCTGAATTTCGTTATAAAGCGCATCGCGATTTCGATCCCTGTGTTGATCGGAATTACCGCGTTGTTGTTTATCATGCTGAATGTCATACCCGGTGATCCTGTCGCCCTTCTGATGAAGGAACATGCAAGCCCGGACGTGATCGCACGCGTGCGTGCGCAGATGCATCTCGATGATCCACTGATAACGCGCTATTTTCGTTTCCTTTTCGCCGCAGTGCAGGGCGATCTTGGTACGTCGATTAAGCTCAATCGCAGTGTCACGACGCTTATCATGAATGCTTTCCCAAACACATTGCTGCTTGCTGCATGTGCTGCGGTGGTGTCGTGGATGATAGGGATTCCTGCAGGAATAATTTCTGCTGTGCGCCGCGATACAATGGTTGATCATTTTTTCATGGGCTTCTCGTTGCTCGGTGTTTCAATGCCAATTTTCTGGTCGGCTTTGCTGATGCAATATGTTTTTGCGGTTCAGCTCAAATGGCTGCCGGTGTCAGGTTTCTACGGCTATCAATATGTCATCATGCCGGCACTTGTTTTGGGGTGGAGTTCGGCAGGCGTTATTGCGCGCTTAACCCGCTCAAGTTTGCTTGAAGTAATGCGCCACGATTACATTCGCACAGCGCGTGCGAAAGGCCTGCATGAGACCTTTGTTATAACCCGGCATGCGTTGAAAAACTCGCTCATACCAGTTGTAACCATCATGGCTATTCAGGTGGCGAGCCTCTTGTCTGGTGCAGTTATTACTGAAGCAATTTTCGGCATTCCCGGAGTTGGGCGCATTTCAGTCAATGCAATTCAAGCGCGTGACATGCCGCTGCTGCAAGGGTCGGTATTATTTGCAACTGTCCTCGTCATTCTGGGCAATTTGCTCGCGGATATACTTTACTCCCTTCTCGACCCTCGCATCCGTAATCAAATGAAGGGTGGCTCGAAATGA
- a CDS encoding ABC transporter substrate-binding protein: protein MLRKIKTILSASVVSFALLAPAMASDHMLRVSYPEDPKTADVQKTTDAYTLPLNVFDRLIEAETTAPGKSELVPSLAESWTVSDDGKVYTFKLRQGVLFHNGEELKADDVVYTFDRMLDPATKALSTDILDFVDGATERLNGSADKVRGIEALDDYTVRITLKEPYAAFTALMASPQASIYNRKFTEPLGDQFGLSPETTNGTGPFVLREYNLNDNQMLEANESYFKGRPKLDRVLVRVVADSETLRLLFEADELDVFDLDYAMSQTPYFYGSDKWKEHIKSGPRVGMYYYHINQANKPFDDPKVRKAFQMGINRQEILDKNFYGKGKLENGVMPRGLICYTDATPIEYNPEKAKQLLAEAGYPDGVDINLAQVSSWSSKWSDMNQIIQAQLKKSGFNTQIKTMDESAYFDLRKAGKIDNYTQTWSADFNDPDNFFYTFFSKSGTGVRGFNNNDPKVFDDVEKARVITDPAERCAVYQKLTEQIVQDDAAWVPLFSLDHNYVVQPRVKNFTIPWNGWSDMSYYKTEVE, encoded by the coding sequence ATGTTACGAAAAATCAAGACCATTCTGTCGGCAAGTGTCGTCAGTTTCGCTCTTCTCGCACCTGCAATGGCATCCGACCATATGCTGCGTGTATCATATCCTGAAGACCCCAAGACGGCGGATGTTCAAAAAACGACGGACGCCTATACTTTGCCACTCAACGTATTTGATCGGCTGATCGAGGCAGAGACAACCGCGCCCGGTAAGTCAGAACTCGTTCCCAGCCTTGCAGAAAGCTGGACGGTCTCTGATGATGGTAAAGTCTACACTTTCAAGCTGCGTCAGGGCGTGCTTTTCCATAATGGCGAAGAATTAAAGGCCGACGATGTCGTCTATACTTTTGACCGTATGCTGGATCCTGCCACCAAGGCATTAAGCACTGATATTCTGGACTTTGTTGATGGTGCGACCGAGCGATTGAATGGCAGCGCCGACAAAGTGCGTGGCATTGAAGCCCTCGATGATTATACCGTCCGCATAACGTTAAAAGAGCCATATGCGGCGTTCACGGCGCTCATGGCCAGTCCGCAAGCATCGATCTACAATCGCAAATTTACCGAGCCACTTGGTGATCAGTTTGGCCTTTCACCGGAAACCACCAATGGCACAGGCCCATTTGTGTTGCGCGAGTATAATCTCAATGACAATCAAATGCTTGAGGCGAATGAATCTTACTTCAAAGGTAGGCCAAAGCTTGATCGTGTTCTGGTCCGCGTTGTTGCAGATTCAGAGACCCTGCGTCTTTTGTTCGAAGCTGACGAACTGGACGTGTTCGACCTCGATTACGCAATGAGCCAGACGCCATATTTTTACGGTAGTGATAAATGGAAAGAGCACATTAAGAGCGGTCCGCGCGTTGGTATGTATTATTATCATATCAATCAAGCCAATAAACCATTTGATGATCCCAAGGTGCGTAAGGCTTTCCAGATGGGGATCAACCGTCAGGAAATTCTTGATAAGAATTTCTATGGCAAGGGTAAACTCGAAAACGGTGTCATGCCACGTGGCTTGATCTGCTATACAGATGCGACACCTATCGAATATAATCCGGAAAAGGCTAAGCAGCTTCTCGCTGAAGCTGGTTATCCGGATGGCGTCGATATTAATCTCGCGCAGGTGAGCAGCTGGTCGTCCAAATGGTCTGATATGAACCAGATCATTCAGGCACAACTCAAGAAATCTGGTTTTAATACGCAGATTAAAACGATGGATGAATCTGCTTATTTCGATTTGCGAAAAGCAGGAAAGATCGACAATTACACGCAAACCTGGTCGGCAGACTTCAACGATCCCGATAATTTCTTTTACACGTTTTTCAGCAAAAGTGGGACGGGCGTTCGTGGTTTCAACAATAACGACCCTAAAGTCTTTGACGATGTCGAGAAAGCGCGCGTTATCACCGATCCGGCAGAACGGTGTGCAGTTTATCAGAAGCTGACTGAGCAAATTGTTCAGGACGATGCTGCTTGGGTTCCATTGTTTAGTCTCGACCATAACTACGTGGTCCAGCCAAGGGTCAAGAACTTTACGATCCCTTGGAATGGCTGGAGCGACATGAGCTATTATAAGACCGAAGTCGAATAA
- the lysA gene encoding diaminopimelate decarboxylase: MKTSSSVNQRQPDSTWFSYKNGELHAEQVRLSEIAQDIPTPFYCYSTDAIKWAYQTLAEELNKIDVSICFAVKANSNIAVLRLLAELGCGMDIVSGGELERVLAAGIPAKSVIFSGIGKTRQEIKRALKVGVHQINVESAAELDEIVDIARFLKVRAPVALRVNPDVDAKTHAKITTATKKSKFGIPIAEVPGVYAAASKCEELELKGLAVHVGSQMQDLSPFRHTFSTMSDLVRNLRSQGLEVPHLDLGGGIGISVGEKPGPDVKEYAAIIAETVGNLGCKLTVEPGRWLVGRAGLLVTEVLYLKNVDSDAVAIIDGGMNDLIRPALYDATHPVIPINEPEQNTKSQHRIVGPICESSDDFGYYDGLGKLAAGDLVAFDCAGAYGATMSSTYNSRDLIAEVLVEDDRYRLIRNRLDIREQLKIEDKGEWKSAVGF, encoded by the coding sequence ATGAAAACGTCTTCGTCGGTTAATCAACGGCAGCCTGATAGCACATGGTTTTCTTACAAAAACGGAGAGCTTCATGCCGAACAGGTTCGTCTTAGCGAAATTGCGCAGGATATTCCGACACCATTTTATTGCTATTCGACGGATGCCATAAAATGGGCTTATCAAACGCTGGCGGAAGAGCTGAACAAGATTGATGTTTCGATCTGTTTTGCAGTTAAGGCAAATAGCAATATTGCTGTTTTGCGTTTGCTGGCTGAGTTGGGCTGCGGCATGGATATTGTGTCCGGTGGAGAGCTGGAGCGCGTGCTCGCAGCGGGTATCCCGGCCAAAAGTGTCATTTTTTCAGGCATCGGTAAAACGCGTCAGGAAATCAAGCGAGCGCTTAAGGTTGGCGTTCATCAGATTAACGTTGAGTCTGCAGCTGAATTGGACGAGATTGTTGATATCGCACGCTTTCTTAAAGTGCGTGCACCTGTCGCATTGCGGGTCAACCCGGACGTCGATGCAAAAACCCATGCCAAGATTACCACTGCAACGAAGAAGAGCAAATTTGGCATTCCAATTGCCGAAGTGCCGGGCGTTTATGCAGCGGCTTCAAAATGTGAGGAATTGGAACTGAAGGGCCTAGCAGTACATGTCGGGTCCCAGATGCAGGACCTATCGCCATTCAGACATACATTCTCAACGATGTCGGATTTGGTTCGCAATTTACGCTCACAAGGTCTTGAGGTTCCGCATCTTGATCTTGGTGGCGGCATTGGAATTTCGGTCGGCGAAAAGCCCGGTCCTGATGTCAAAGAATATGCCGCTATCATTGCTGAAACGGTTGGCAACCTTGGCTGTAAACTGACTGTAGAGCCCGGGCGTTGGCTTGTTGGTAGGGCAGGGCTTCTTGTAACCGAAGTTCTTTATCTGAAAAATGTCGACAGCGATGCTGTTGCTATCATCGACGGTGGCATGAACGATCTCATTCGTCCCGCACTCTATGACGCGACCCATCCGGTTATCCCGATTAATGAACCAGAACAGAATACGAAGTCACAACATAGGATTGTTGGTCCCATTTGCGAAAGTTCAGATGACTTTGGTTACTATGATGGGCTTGGCAAACTGGCCGCCGGTGATCTGGTTGCCTTTGACTGTGCTGGTGCATACGGCGCAACTATGTCCTCCACCTACAATTCCAGAGATCTCATAGCGGAAGTCCTCGTTGAGGATGATCGTTACCGGCTCATTCGCAACCGGCTGGATATTCGGGAGCAGTTAAAGATTGAAGACAAAGGCGAATGGAAATCTGCCGTTGGCTTTTAG
- a CDS encoding LysR family transcriptional regulator, protein MRKLNQRQIEVFNAIMVNKNMTVAAAHLNTSQPTISRELREMEERIGFDLFTRFGKRLTPTDQAFLLHDVVRRAFIGMDEIGRAAAAIRTHNAANFRIATIPAYAESIIPRVAKRLQNSKTSIHLSLHSHEEISLQNEMMTTVFDLGITEGQFEYQGFCHEKIDVGSLVCVLPINHPLTQKNVLTPQDFDCVPYVSFSQDDPYRRKVDEIFVQNDIMCRYSVETTTAASVCSMVMAGLGVSIVNPLTACDYLEMGVALRRFSVEIPYTMHLWHPLKSKNARLIAKFMTLMQEEATTVKDTLNSALLR, encoded by the coding sequence ATGAGAAAACTGAACCAGAGGCAAATTGAAGTTTTCAATGCCATTATGGTCAATAAGAATATGACTGTTGCGGCTGCTCACTTGAACACGTCGCAACCCACCATCAGTCGCGAACTCCGTGAAATGGAAGAGCGGATCGGCTTTGATCTTTTCACTCGGTTTGGCAAGCGCTTAACACCAACAGATCAGGCATTTCTTCTGCATGATGTGGTGCGGCGGGCGTTCATTGGAATGGACGAAATCGGTCGTGCAGCCGCAGCTATACGCACGCATAATGCAGCAAATTTTCGTATCGCAACCATTCCTGCTTATGCGGAATCGATCATTCCAAGGGTTGCAAAGAGGTTACAAAACTCGAAGACCAGCATTCACTTGTCTCTTCATTCCCACGAAGAGATCTCGCTACAAAACGAAATGATGACAACTGTTTTCGACCTTGGCATCACAGAAGGACAGTTCGAGTACCAAGGCTTTTGCCACGAGAAAATTGACGTCGGATCGCTGGTATGTGTTTTACCAATCAATCATCCCCTGACACAGAAAAACGTATTAACCCCGCAAGATTTTGACTGCGTTCCTTACGTTTCATTTTCGCAGGATGATCCGTACCGTCGCAAAGTCGATGAAATCTTTGTGCAGAACGACATTATGTGCCGCTACTCTGTTGAGACCACAACTGCGGCCAGTGTTTGTTCTATGGTCATGGCCGGACTGGGCGTATCCATCGTCAATCCTCTGACAGCATGCGACTATCTTGAAATGGGCGTTGCGCTACGGCGCTTCAGCGTTGAAATCCCATATACGATGCACTTATGGCATCCACTTAAAAGCAAGAATGCACGGTTGATTGCCAAGTTCATGACTCTCATGCAAGAAGAAGCCACAACAGTAAAAGATACACTCAACAGTGCACTATTACGTTAA
- a CDS encoding nucleotidyltransferase family protein — translation MSGASKIAVIVLAAGQSRRFGSADKLLSFYNGKPLAAHVAASLRGLPYGFGVVVVRNPSVAKLFQQTRLQCLYLTKASSQSDTLKAGLAYVERHGASHILLLLGDMPNVSRKYLKDLISRVGYQPRISFNGSFISPPVFIPRALFGKLKALHGDAGAGKILRAHHSCKPIPLSISASLDIDVPNDKRNI, via the coding sequence ATGAGTGGGGCTTCTAAAATTGCTGTCATCGTTTTGGCGGCCGGCCAGTCGCGCCGTTTTGGATCTGCGGATAAACTGCTTTCATTTTATAATGGAAAACCATTGGCCGCTCACGTGGCAGCATCTCTGCGGGGGCTGCCCTATGGTTTTGGTGTCGTTGTTGTGCGCAATCCGTCTGTGGCCAAACTGTTTCAACAAACGCGCCTGCAGTGTCTGTATCTCACGAAGGCTTCGTCACAAAGCGATACGTTGAAAGCAGGTTTAGCCTATGTTGAAAGACATGGCGCCAGTCATATTCTTTTATTGCTGGGCGATATGCCAAATGTATCACGAAAATATCTAAAAGACTTGATTTCCAGGGTGGGTTATCAACCGCGGATTTCTTTCAACGGCTCTTTCATTTCGCCGCCTGTCTTTATCCCGCGTGCACTTTTCGGAAAGTTGAAAGCTTTGCATGGGGATGCCGGTGCAGGAAAAATACTTCGCGCTCACCATAGCTGTAAACCTATCCCATTAAGTATAAGCGCATCGTTGGATATTGACGTACCGAATGATAAAAGGAATATATAA
- a CDS encoding XdhC family protein — MKPTEQAVFADMKTAVRAASINENDFPLMPALSAERCALAVIVGVEGPSYRRCGAAMIIDASGRSWGNLSSGCIDKNVVLNAKSSMETGKTMQVRYGRGSPYWDLPLPCGGALDVQIFPYPDKVLLSTLAEKLRAREPAILSLAEDGMLSLNPTGMGLHLTILPQIRVLVFGTGMEVICFTELAVAAGCKVELFSPDPDVLTRFSWANPLVKPSWPEDVFADERTAIVTFFHDHNREPPILTEALKSHAFFVGAQGSRRAHTSRCQELVRNGCHVAEVDRLKFPLGLIPSTRDPYTLGVSVLAHILQSVKDSAASQISVEDIR; from the coding sequence ATGAAACCAACTGAACAGGCAGTTTTCGCGGATATGAAAACTGCCGTCCGCGCAGCTTCAATCAATGAGAATGACTTTCCCTTGATGCCTGCTTTGTCTGCAGAGAGATGTGCACTTGCAGTCATCGTTGGCGTTGAAGGCCCTTCTTACCGTCGTTGCGGTGCCGCAATGATTATTGATGCATCGGGCAGGAGCTGGGGCAACCTCTCTTCGGGCTGTATTGATAAAAATGTGGTATTGAATGCTAAGTCATCCATGGAAACCGGCAAGACTATGCAAGTGCGTTATGGACGCGGCTCGCCCTATTGGGATTTGCCTCTTCCGTGCGGCGGTGCACTTGATGTTCAGATTTTCCCTTATCCTGATAAGGTGCTGCTGAGTACGCTCGCAGAAAAGTTAAGAGCGCGAGAGCCTGCAATTCTGAGTTTGGCTGAGGATGGAATGCTGTCTCTCAACCCAACGGGAATGGGGCTGCATTTAACCATTTTGCCACAGATCCGGGTTCTGGTTTTTGGTACCGGAATGGAAGTCATTTGCTTTACTGAATTGGCAGTAGCAGCCGGTTGCAAGGTGGAACTGTTTTCGCCAGACCCAGACGTGTTGACTCGCTTTTCATGGGCTAATCCACTGGTTAAACCCTCTTGGCCTGAAGACGTTTTCGCCGATGAACGAACGGCGATTGTGACCTTTTTCCATGACCATAATCGCGAGCCGCCTATTCTGACAGAAGCCTTGAAGAGCCACGCTTTCTTCGTCGGTGCGCAAGGCAGCAGAAGAGCGCACACGTCACGCTGTCAAGAACTGGTCAGGAATGGTTGCCATGTCGCGGAAGTCGATAGGCTGAAATTTCCACTCGGACTTATTCCCTCGACGCGCGATCCATATACTCTTGGAGTGTCGGTGCTGGCGCATATTCTGCAGAGCGTGAAAGATTCTGCGGCTTCACAAATTTCTGTCGAAGACATTCGATGA